Proteins from a genomic interval of Puniceicoccaceae bacterium:
- a CDS encoding DUF2235 domain-containing protein, with protein MKKRLIVCCDGTWNDLRMRYLTNVGRLVQCIQATGKSGTEPVYQCVFYDDGVGADANGIERLWQGGLGKGIDHLIYEAYRFICVNHEPDCEICLFGFSRGAFTVRSVAGLIGRVGIVPRRNLKQIPEALELYRSRKPEQQQAFKSAFSVPHPRVTLLGCWDTVGALGIPDKVPFLPIDNLLRKRYQFHDVLLGDHIERALHAVAIDELRKEFEATLMEIAPGNAVTQLVQHWFPGDHGCVGGGSWEKRGLSNRCLVWMIEQAFALGIDLNADLERLHDHAITDSSIFFPEDIDFFYGKKRRPLPAAAVSWSDIDASARERWVQDSSYRPTNLKRRFATELNALPQAHPPASSSAVLLEQGESSRVRVFARLKSNPSHIQVLQGTRYTLTLSRLQVWKDGDFDPCDILGWSTDDASRRPYQKGKPVDVGILKKRMIQSARGGRLCKAANWFELVVRIGQSDWQRMEIPIPPNAFEAYSILLEAWTDGELCFAANDLSSKLDLIDKFDNNQGWVWVHIKRS; from the coding sequence ATGAAAAAACGCCTCATTGTCTGTTGTGACGGAACCTGGAACGATCTCCGCATGCGCTACCTGACCAATGTGGGTCGCCTGGTGCAATGCATCCAGGCAACCGGCAAGTCCGGGACAGAACCTGTCTACCAGTGTGTCTTCTACGATGATGGCGTGGGAGCGGATGCCAACGGCATTGAACGCCTCTGGCAGGGTGGACTGGGAAAAGGCATCGACCACCTGATCTATGAGGCCTACCGGTTCATCTGTGTGAACCACGAGCCAGACTGCGAAATCTGCCTCTTTGGCTTCAGTCGGGGTGCCTTCACAGTTCGAAGCGTCGCGGGTCTGATCGGCCGAGTCGGCATTGTGCCTCGCCGGAATCTGAAGCAGATCCCGGAAGCGCTCGAGCTGTACCGCAGTCGCAAACCGGAGCAGCAGCAGGCGTTCAAGTCCGCATTCAGTGTGCCGCATCCGCGAGTGACCCTGCTGGGATGCTGGGACACGGTCGGAGCCTTGGGCATCCCGGACAAGGTTCCATTCCTTCCCATCGACAATCTGCTGCGCAAGCGCTACCAGTTTCACGATGTGCTGCTTGGCGACCACATCGAACGGGCACTGCATGCCGTCGCCATTGACGAGCTGCGCAAGGAGTTTGAGGCAACCCTTATGGAGATCGCACCGGGCAATGCTGTGACGCAGCTGGTACAGCACTGGTTTCCGGGCGATCATGGCTGCGTGGGCGGTGGTTCCTGGGAAAAGCGCGGACTTTCCAACCGGTGCCTCGTCTGGATGATCGAACAAGCATTTGCGCTGGGAATCGACCTCAACGCCGACCTCGAGCGGCTGCACGACCACGCCATCACCGATTCGAGCATCTTCTTCCCGGAGGACATTGATTTTTTCTATGGCAAAAAGCGCCGTCCTTTGCCCGCAGCTGCCGTGAGTTGGAGCGATATTGATGCCTCCGCTCGTGAGCGCTGGGTGCAGGACTCAAGCTATCGCCCGACGAATCTGAAGCGTCGCTTTGCAACCGAACTGAACGCGCTTCCCCAAGCGCATCCACCCGCCTCATCGAGCGCCGTGCTTCTCGAGCAGGGTGAGTCATCCCGAGTCCGGGTATTCGCTCGACTGAAGTCCAACCCCTCGCACATTCAAGTCCTGCAAGGCACTCGCTACACCTTGACCCTTTCCCGACTCCAGGTCTGGAAGGATGGGGATTTCGATCCCTGCGATATTCTCGGCTGGAGCACTGACGACGCCAGCCGCAGACCTTATCAAAAGGGAAAACCCGTCGATGTGGGCATTCTCAAAAAGCGGATGATTCAAAGCGCGCGCGGTGGACGCCTGTGCAAGGCCGCAAACTGGTTTGAACTCGTGGTCCGCATCGGGCAGTCCGACTGGCAGCGAATGGAAATTCCTATTCCGCCCAATGCTTTTGAAGCCTACTCCATTTTACTGGAAGCATGGACCGACGGCGAACTGTGCTTTGCCGCCAACGACCTTTCCAGCAAACTCGACCTCATCGACAAATTCGACAACAACCAGGGTTGGGTGTGGGTGCATATCAAACGCAGCTGA
- a CDS encoding PLP-dependent aminotransferase family protein, translating into MTMWNPLLDAFPGPRYRAIADALERDLQTGRLPSGTRLPTHRELADRLGVTVGTVTRGYAEAARRGLLRGETGRGTFAGTDSQSERCFEHPEDGANEAVDMGMNLPLHHLDPDLSSTFQKLSSQCDLQSSLRYYPSRGKFQDRELGVEWLREHHLLSSATDRVLITAGGQHALTVILSAAFRPGDALAVERLSYPLIKTLARRFNLRLVPIEMDAEGMLPDALESACKQHTLHGIYCMPGTQNPTTGCMGEERRRALCKVVQQQRLLIVEDDAYALLNPSPQTPLSAACPELGFYIASFSKPVTPGLRFAYLSAPEGYVKRLEHAIADTLWMASPLAARIAREWILDGTAVATIQRKREESRARNLLCRQLLPGVNLRSCDTGYFVWVELPEHWNATDFARQASEHRVIVTPIEHYRMSRDRAQCEAVRVAISGPESREQLQQGLKIIHGLLQQPEFV; encoded by the coding sequence ATGACAATGTGGAATCCTTTGCTCGATGCATTTCCAGGTCCCCGCTATCGTGCCATCGCAGACGCACTGGAGCGCGATCTGCAGACCGGGCGTTTACCTTCCGGAACACGCCTGCCCACCCACCGGGAACTTGCAGACCGGCTTGGTGTCACTGTGGGAACGGTCACACGGGGCTATGCCGAAGCTGCACGACGCGGACTGCTGCGCGGCGAAACTGGCAGGGGCACCTTTGCGGGCACCGACTCACAATCCGAGCGCTGCTTCGAACATCCTGAAGACGGCGCAAACGAGGCTGTGGACATGGGCATGAATTTGCCATTGCATCACCTCGACCCTGACCTTTCCTCCACTTTCCAGAAACTCAGCTCTCAATGTGATCTGCAATCGAGTCTGCGCTATTACCCCTCGCGCGGCAAATTTCAGGATCGCGAACTCGGTGTCGAATGGCTGAGGGAACACCACCTGTTATCGAGCGCGACCGACCGAGTCCTGATCACGGCAGGCGGGCAGCATGCGCTCACGGTCATCCTCAGCGCTGCCTTTCGTCCAGGCGATGCCCTGGCAGTAGAGCGTCTGAGTTATCCCTTGATCAAGACCCTCGCCCGACGCTTCAACCTGCGTCTGGTGCCAATCGAAATGGACGCAGAAGGCATGCTGCCCGACGCGCTTGAATCTGCCTGTAAGCAGCACACCCTTCATGGGATCTACTGCATGCCCGGCACTCAAAATCCCACAACCGGCTGCATGGGTGAAGAGCGCCGCAGGGCACTCTGCAAGGTTGTGCAACAGCAGCGGCTGCTGATTGTGGAAGACGATGCGTATGCACTGCTCAATCCATCGCCTCAGACACCGCTCTCCGCCGCGTGCCCGGAGCTGGGATTTTACATCGCCAGCTTCTCCAAACCCGTTACCCCCGGGCTGCGCTTTGCCTACCTGAGTGCTCCAGAGGGCTACGTCAAACGGCTTGAACACGCGATTGCAGACACTCTCTGGATGGCCTCACCCCTCGCAGCCCGCATCGCACGGGAATGGATCCTTGATGGAACCGCAGTTGCGACCATCCAGCGCAAGCGGGAGGAATCCCGCGCCCGCAACCTGCTGTGTCGCCAGCTCTTACCCGGAGTCAATCTGCGCTCGTGCGACACGGGTTATTTTGTTTGGGTGGAACTGCCGGAGCACTGGAACGCAACTGACTTCGCTCGGCAGGCAAGCGAACACAGGGTCATTGTCACTCCGATTGAACATTACCGCATGAGCCGGGATCGGGCACAATGCGAGGCCGTAAGGGTCGCCATCAGTGGCCCCGAATCCCGGGAACAACTGCAGCAGGGTTTGAAGATCATCCACGGTCTGCTTCAGCAGCCCGAGTTTGTGTAG
- a CDS encoding GNAT family N-acetyltransferase, with protein MSISIVEYQPAFREAVRRLNEAWLSAYFVVEPSDRVQLGDPETHILQKGGYLCFAATDEAEVVGVGALMWVKPGVYELSKMAVDPAFQGCGIGRRIAVRCLQEARQRGASRVILYTNSRLQAAIHLYESLGFVSVPLREAPYGRADRRMELQLAQPSFVAEQRNPSQA; from the coding sequence ATGAGCATCTCCATCGTCGAATATCAACCCGCTTTCCGTGAAGCCGTGCGGCGCCTCAATGAGGCCTGGCTGAGTGCCTATTTTGTGGTTGAGCCTTCAGACCGGGTACAGCTGGGAGATCCTGAAACCCACATCCTGCAAAAAGGAGGATACCTCTGTTTTGCCGCAACAGACGAAGCTGAAGTGGTGGGCGTGGGAGCGTTGATGTGGGTCAAGCCAGGAGTTTATGAACTGAGCAAAATGGCAGTCGACCCGGCATTTCAGGGTTGTGGAATCGGCCGTCGCATTGCTGTGCGTTGTTTGCAGGAGGCAAGACAACGAGGGGCGTCCCGCGTGATCCTTTACACCAACTCACGATTACAGGCGGCGATTCACTTGTATGAATCCCTTGGCTTCGTCTCAGTGCCATTGCGTGAAGCGCCCTATGGCCGGGCAGATCGCCGCATGGAATTGCAGTTGGCGCAGCCCTCTTTCGTCGCCGAGCAACGCAATCCCTCACAAGCATGA
- a CDS encoding AzlC family ABC transporter permease translates to MNSRKHSLIRGMVSVSPLMLGVIPFGLICGASAVHAGLSMQEAVGMSVVVFAGASQLAVTQLMASDATWWVILFTGIVINLRMLLYSASIANFVSGAHTWKKFGIAYLLTDQAYATSLQEYQREKQGLSHRCWFYFGVAGLMWVSFVVSTAMGAMLGNGIPPEWDLGFSVPLTFVALLMNTLKDDRFGWAALIAGLLAVGLYPLPFNLGMLLAALVAIMLSSWIETAWRSLR, encoded by the coding sequence ATGAACTCGCGTAAGCACAGTTTGATTCGAGGCATGGTGAGCGTCAGCCCACTGATGCTTGGAGTTATTCCCTTTGGCTTGATTTGTGGTGCCAGTGCGGTTCATGCAGGCCTGTCCATGCAAGAGGCAGTGGGCATGTCGGTGGTGGTGTTTGCCGGAGCCAGCCAACTGGCGGTCACTCAGCTGATGGCATCGGATGCGACGTGGTGGGTGATTCTCTTCACTGGCATTGTGATCAACCTGCGTATGCTCCTGTACAGTGCGTCGATCGCAAACTTTGTAAGCGGTGCGCATACATGGAAGAAGTTCGGAATCGCCTATCTGCTGACGGATCAGGCCTATGCCACCTCACTTCAGGAGTATCAGCGTGAAAAGCAGGGATTGTCGCACCGGTGTTGGTTCTACTTTGGAGTTGCGGGACTCATGTGGGTATCGTTTGTGGTCTCGACGGCAATGGGGGCGATGCTGGGCAACGGGATCCCCCCGGAGTGGGATCTAGGGTTTTCGGTGCCGCTGACCTTTGTAGCCCTGCTCATGAACACCCTGAAGGATGATCGTTTCGGATGGGCTGCCCTCATCGCAGGCCTTCTGGCAGTAGGGTTGTATCCCTTGCCCTTCAATCTGGGCATGCTGTTGGCGGCGTTGGTTGCGATCATGCTGTCATCGTGGATCGAAACGGCATGGAGGAGTTTGAGATGA
- a CDS encoding AzlD domain-containing protein, whose amino-acid sequence MNPFQFWILMLALGLITLGIRGSFFLLPKTVRLPSALRSMMHYIPTAVFAALSLPALWFAKPQSYELHDPARLIAGMAGALVAYFSGNVLYTITSGLLTLWLLRFGLGWS is encoded by the coding sequence ATGAACCCGTTCCAATTCTGGATTCTCATGCTGGCACTGGGACTGATCACGCTGGGCATTCGCGGATCGTTTTTCCTACTGCCAAAGACAGTGCGACTGCCGTCCGCGTTGCGCAGCATGATGCACTACATTCCTACTGCCGTTTTTGCCGCACTCAGTCTGCCAGCACTCTGGTTTGCCAAACCTCAATCCTACGAACTGCACGATCCCGCTCGCCTGATTGCGGGCATGGCCGGGGCGCTGGTTGCATACTTCTCGGGCAACGTGCTCTACACGATCACTTCCGGATTGCTCACACTGTGGTTACTGCGATTTGGCCTCGGATGGTCGTGA